The genomic interval ATTTTGAAAGAAAACATAGAGGAAATAGGGCGGGATCTAATCAAAGAAGAGGGAAAACCATTATCAGGAGGGATGGGGGAAGCCAATCGTGCAGTAAGTATCCTCGAATATTTTGCGGCTGAAGCACGGCAGCCGCTCATCATATTATGGAGTGTTTATATTAGAGCATTAGACTAAGAATGGTTAGTGCTCTTTAGCTGTAAATTTGAAAGATATATTTTTTTTACAACTGAATTATGAGGAATGAAAATGAGATATTTGCCCAAAAAGTATAAAGAATGATAAAAATCCAGCCGAATATCCACTGCTTTCATGTATGAAAGAAAAAACACATTAAGTTAACGGAGTTTAAATATAAAACAATCTTCAACAAAAGGGCACAATTAATAAACCCAATTCCCCATGTAAAACACTGAGAAATTGGGTTTTTAAATACTTTATATCAATGTCTTCAATGTAAAACCATTATCAAATCAGATTCTTTTAATCCTGAGTATAGATAATGGCTACAAAATCTGGCTTTCCATCAGGGTCTGAAACAAAAATTTTGCCATCGAGGATCTGTGTCGAGTATATTTTTTACTTTTCCATTGAACTTGGAAAGGATTATTCTACGACAATAAATCCTCATGAAAGAATAAACAATACTTATCTTTTATATTTTCTAATGGTGGTACCACCAACATTTTGATTTGCTGCTTTTTGTACCAGGATATCGTAGAGAAACTCGTCTTATTTCAGTAAATTAATAAATTCACGCATGAACCCAGGTAGATCTGGCCACGCATGACCAGAAACAAGGTTTTGATGTGTGTGTAATGTTTCATTAATATATGTAGCGCCGCATGCAGTCACATCAGGCTTACAAGCAATATATGCTGTATACTCCCGGCCTTTCATCAAATCCGGGACAATAGTAAGCACTTGTGCCGCATGACAGATAGCACCAACAGGCTTATTTTCCTCAAAGAAGTGACGGACAATTTTCGGTAACGATTCCTCCAAGCGAATATATTCAGGTGCTCGTCCTCCAGGAATAATCAAACCGTCATATTGCGAAGGAATCACATTAGCAAAAGCTACTTGAGAATCAATGCCATAAGCAGGTTTTTCCACATATGTTTCCATTCCTTCTATAAAGTCGTGACTTACTGTTTGTAGTTTTTTTACAGAAGGGGAAGCAATCGTTACGTCAAATCCTTCTTCAAGACACCGATAATATGGATAAAAAATTTCAAGCGCCTCTACAGCATCCCCAGTAACAATCAGTACTTTTTTACTCATGAACATAACCTCCATAAAAAATAATTTTAACAGTTAAAAATGTTTATTACTTTCATGTTGTCTTTTCATTTATTAAATTCAACAATTCTATACGATTTCCTGTTAAAGAAACATCCATATGTCGATTACTAAAACATCTGTTTAGTTAACATCCCGATAGAATACCCTATTTGGCATTTTATAATATTGTGAGAATCCAATAATCGGAGTATCACTTGAACATATCTAAATAGTGAGGACTAACAATAAATTTCTATAAACTTATAAAGTAATGATTAAGTGTCATAACTTATCGTCAAACTTAAATCTCTTATTAATTAAGACTGTTAACTATAGGGCAGTTTAATGGAAGAAGACTTCCAATCAAAAATGGATATTTAGGTTCATATAGATGTTAGATTTTGAAGTATTAGTCAGCTATTAAATTATAAACAATTAGTATATCTTCAATAAGTAATGAACATACTAATTAACGCATGAGAAACCAAAAGTTCATGATTTTTTCCTTTTTGAGATACCTTCTGATATTAATTGGGAGGTATCTTTATTTATTCTTTATGTAAGGCTCCATTTGAAAAGACTTCTATTAGATTTTTATTTCATTTGCACAAATTACTCATAATTTCATCCATATGGGGAACGATAATTAAAGACCTAAAAGGTCATACATAAATTAAGGAAGGGGAATGACCATGAATAAAAAATGGCTTCTCATGCTAACGAGTATATTTTTATCTGTGATGATGTTAGTAGGATGTAATGTAGATCCAGATCCGGCACCGCCAGATGATAACAATGGTGGTGATGAAAACGGAGCAAATAATAATGACAACAACGCCGATGATATAATCGAAGGTGAAGAAAACATTCCTGGCGTTGATGAAGATGATAACATGTTTAAAGACGATGAAAAAGATGCAGATCAAGATCCAGAAGATCCAATCGAAGATCCAGAAGATATAGGTGATGAAAATAGAAAAGACGAGTAATTCAGATGACTAACTAACGAATTGTAAAGTATTATTAATTGATATTTATACTAAAAAAAGCAAAAAAGCCAATTTCTTAAAACATAAAAGAGATTGGCTCTTTTGCTTATTTCCTAAAAGAGTCATTTTTAGCCACATCTTCTGTTTTTACTCCTTCTTAGCCCAATACTTTTAAAATACTTCGTATGGATGCTTTTTGATTTACCTTCATAGATTGTTCACCCTCATTTTACTTAAACTCATATATGTGTTATTCAATGTGAAATACGTATGACCTTCCGAGTAAGTGAATATCTGGCATAAGTGAAAAACCAGTTAAATAACCAATTACAAAAAGCTTGGAAAGAAATTCCTCCAAGCTCTTTATTTATACTGTTAAGTTTATTTTATTGTGTAGTTTTTTAACTTCTAAATATTGAATATGATGATCATCACTTTTATTAACTTTGAAAATATTTCCACCATATTCTATTAATACCTCATTAAATTCAAGACTTTTTAATAACCTTGTCCACATGTTCGGCTCCAATATTACATATGATTTATATATGTACAATTTTTGGGGGGGTTCTATGTATTTCCTAAAGAAAAGTATGATTATAGTTTTAGGTAGCATCTTATTATCTTTAGGAATAAATCTTTTTTTAGTACCCTACGAGATATTAGATGGGGGTATTATTGGCATAGGATTAATATGTTACTATGTATGGGGATTTAAAGCAGGACTTATGATTATATTTTTAAGTATCCCAATATTTCTAATTGCATGGTTTTATTATAGAGATTATTTTTACAATAGTTTACATGGTATGGTTATTTCCTCCTTTTTTATAGATATTTTAAAACCCAACGATACTCTTCTCCATATTGAAGCTATATACAGTTCGATTATGGGGGGGATCTTAGTTGGGCTAGGTATAGGCATTATGTTGCGCTTTAGGACAAGTACAGGTGGAACAGACCTTTTGGCCCAATTTCTTTCCGATAGAACAGGTGTTAATGTAGGGATTTTAATTTTTATAATAGATGCGCTTGTAATTCTTTCTGGAGGTCTCATATTATCATCTGACACTCTTCAACTTTCTATAATAACGATACTTACAGTCGGACTAACTACTAGTATTTTTACAAGTAAAGTTGCTAATGGTTGAAAAATGATTTTCTAGGTAATATGCTTTTATAACAAAGTTTAATAAGGGAGTTAAAAATGGAGGATAAAAAAATAATTACCATTAGTTGCTGCTATAGTGTTCTTAGGTATCTCAATTCTATTTTCATCTTGCCAAATTTCAGAAGCAAAATTAGGTTGACACTTAGGTTTTAATAATTTATTAACTTTTCTTATTAGGTTCTTGAAGATGAAACACTTCAATAACATTGAGCTTTGAATTTACAATCTTAATTTGTGCAAATAGCAGTGGTCTTGGTTACATCTTTGTCTATCTTATCTTTGCATTACTAGGCTATGGAGTAGGACGACTATTTCAAAAAAATTTTTATAGATATGTTGTTTGTTTAATCGATGGATTAGAGAGTGCCAAGTTATTAAGTAGATTGTTGCTTACCCAAAGTTTACCCTAATTCAATTGAGTTATAGCATAGAAAAATCTTTTATGAGCACAATAATTATAGAGCATTTTAAGTTCAAACAATAATTATTGGAGGCTTTTGTTTTATGTCACAACCAAATCAACAGTTGCTATTACCACAAGTTTCCCAGTCTGTGCTACAAGCACAACGAGCAGTAGAACAAGCAGTAGGCCACCAGCAAATGCAAGAAGCACAACAAGTTGTTCAACAAGTACAACAGCAATTACAAAGTATTCAAACTTCTAATCCTCAGGAACAGCAACAATTGCAAAAATTACAACAGGATGTTCAAAAGGCGTACCAACAGTTACAAGTAGAAAATCAACAATTACTAAAAGCACAGCAACTGGTACAAACGGAAAACCAACAGTTACAACAAGCACAACAACTAGTAAAACAAGCACAACAACAAGTTGAACAGGAACAAAAAGATGTTCAACTAGCACAAGAAAAATATCATCAGGCACAAGCCACTGTTATGGAATATCAAAATAATCATCAACAATAAATTAGGATGAATAGGGCTAACATTAAACTTATTAAGAGTTGGCTCTTTTTGATTATTATTATTATTATTACTATTATTATTGTTATGGTGCCTGAACATGACCAAAGTTTATATAATAAAAGAAAAGGAGAGTCAATCATAAAAGTGATGATTGCTCTCCTTTTGAAATACCAAGGTTACGTCACAGTAACAAACCGAAGAGATTAGGAATAAAATTATACTCCAAGAGGAGAACGGCATACCAATTTGGAAAGAATGAATTATTATTAGGTTTATTTTAGTTTCTAATTTAAAGTAGTAGTTAAAAGGATCTTCATTTTGTTATTATCCCCTTATAGTGGACAGTTAAAAGAAAGGATTGTACTGTCTTCTATGAAGGGGATTTTTTATGGGAAATATTAGAACAACCTATACAAAAGAAATTAAGCTAAAAGCGATTAATTTATACTAAAAGGAAGATATGGGTATTAGATCAATTTCCAAAGAGTTAGGGATTGGATTTAATTGTGAAGTAATGTACTTAAGTTAACGGTGCAGTTTAGTTGAAGACCTAACTTTGACAGGTATAGACAAGCTGTTTGTAGGAGAATATGTATGCAGATAGCAGCAGATTGAAGGTGATTTTTTGAAAGAAGGTCAAAAACAGCTTGAATTGCTACAACACAGTCTTGAGTTAAATCAAATGATGATTGAAGACTGGCAAAATAATTTTGTTTTTACAGGAGAATGGTGGACTTTATTAGTTTTATCAATAGTTCCTTGGATTTTATGGTGGAAAATTTTGGATAAAAAGAGAATTTTAGAAATATTACTATTCGGTTTATTTGTGATAATAATTACATCATCTCTAGATGTTCTTGGATGGAATTATTCAATGTGGTATTATCCCAATACTTTATTAGCCTTATGTACACCATTACTCCCAATTAATTTTTCATTATTTCCATTCTTTTATATGTTAATCTTTCAATATTTCTCTAAATGGAAGGCGTTTTTAGTTGCTGCTATTATATTGTCGGCTTTTTTTTCTTTTATTTTAGAACCCTTAAGCGAATGGATAAATTTCTATAAAGAACTAAAATGGAAACATATATACTCCTTTCCAATCTATATTTTAATTGGAATTTCAATAAAATTGTTAGTTGAAAAAATTATAGGAGTTCATAAAAAATTCACGTGATTATATATTTTAACTAAATGGTGCGATACTTCAATAAGGAGGTTTCGCATTTTCTTATTGTGCTCCCTCAGTTAGATACGATTATCTCTCGAATACTCACTTATTCGCAGGATTTCAAATCACTTGAAAGAATAGTAGGGGATTAATTGAATGAGTTTTGACCATTTTGGCTACATGAAGGCGTACTTAAATAAAGGAGGTAGTAATAACTCCAATAATTTCCATATAATGTACGCATTCTCCACGCTCCCCTTGGAGGTTTTCGCTCCCATGTCTCAACGGGTCAATTGCCCTCTCATTCCTTCGTCACACCTATCCAAGTGGTAGAGGCCGGTCTTTCTAACGGAACGGGTCAGAGCCCTTTTGCACAATAAATCCGGTACTTCGTACTTTCTTTGAGATCCTACGAATAAGCCAATATTCGAAAATATTAATCTTAAAGCTATTAGTTTATATATTAGTACATTAAATAATGTATTCTGGTTTAAGTTATGCAGCCATTTGAGCTATTGGTTGTACTTTGTGGGGACGATAAGATTCATTTTTTTGGGCCATTCCAACTAAAACTCTTGCGAGTTTATGAACTAATTTCATAATCGATTTCATTTTCTTCATTTTTTTCACTTTAACATTGTTAGCGTGCAGCTCTTTAAAATCAGGGTTGTTCATGACTAGACTCATAGTTGCTAAGTACAAAAATCGACGTAAACGAGATCTCCCACGTTTTGAGAGGACAATTTGACCTTTCCATTTACCTGAACTAGCCTCTGCCAGATGTAATCCTGCATGACGCAATAAGGAATTACCGTGTGCAAATCCACTTAAATCTCCTGCTTCTCCTAAAATACCTGCAAGTGCAATTTCGCTAATCCCCTTAATGGCAAGTAACTTTCTTGCGTAAGGAATTCGTTTAAGAACGTCAGTGACTTCCTTTTCAACTCGTTCAAGTTGAGCTGTTGCTAGATCAAACTCTTCAATTAATTGTTCAAGGTGTAGTTTATAAGCATCAAGTGCTTGTCGCGTTCCCACTGAATGCTTAGCTAATTCAATTAATTGATGTGCTTTTTTTAACCCAGGTTGTCTCTTCATTTGAGTTTTCCAACCTTTAACGATATCTGGTGCCTTCATTGAACGAAGTTCATTTGGTGTAGGGAATAAGCGAAGAGTGGCGATTGCACCTTTCCCTTTAATATCTTTGAATACCTGTCGAAGTTCAGGGAATACAATATCTACCCATCGGTTAATTTGATTGATAGTACTGACTAGTCTTTTAACCGTCATATCCCGGTTGGACATTAGCACTCTGAGTTTTTCAAAGGCTTTTGAAGTAGGACGAATAAAGGAATAGTAACCATTTTTGACCATATCAGCAATAACAAGAGCATCTTTTTTATCACTTTTGGATTGGGTATTATCCCTGTTTTCCTTGTTTTTTTTCACTAGATGGGGGTTAACAGTTACAGCTTCAATATCTTGAGCAAATAGCCATTTTGATAGGTTAATCCAATAATGTCCTGTAGGTACCATACCAACTATTGTAGAATCAAATCCTTTTTTGGTTATTAATTGGTTAATCCATTGTAGTAATCTTGCAAAACCATCTTCATTATTTTCAAATGTAAGAGGGTCTCCGACTACTATTCCACGGAAATTCACAGCTCTAGCTACGTGTAATTCTTGGGCAATATCAACACCAACAACAAGGTGTTTATCAGAAATTCTCTCAATTAGTTGATTTTGTTTGTCTTGCATTTTAAACTTCATATAAGGGCTTCCTCCTTAAGGTTTTGAGTTAGAGTGGTGTCTATACTCAAATCTTACTGAGGGGCCCTGTTTTTTTCAAAGTTGATAATTAATAATCTACAGGAATTCTAACGGTCAGGTTAGTTGAGGAATACTGATTACTGAGGGAAGTAATACGTAAAATACAATCTTAAATCTGAGATGTTCATTTTCAATTTCGTAATAGATATATGTACATATGGGATGAACAAAAAACCTTAAAAGGCTTCACTAGGTCAGGTCTTATTCAAGTAACGGGTGGCGTTAGTTGAAAATAATAAGCTTATTTGCATCTGTGTTTCTATTTTTGTTATTTTATTAAAGTGCGCGATTGCTGAAGAATGAATAGTCTATTTTTTACTAGTTGGATTCGAATAGATCTATAAATAATTGGATGCAAATAACGTTAAAACCCAGTTAATCTTCTCATGTGAAGGTAGCTGGGTTTTAACGTTATATGTGCAAAATAGCACTTAAAAAAGGTGCGAAAATAAATCCTATAGTGACATTACAATTTCATAAAAATATTTGTGTTGTCTAAAAGCCATAATTTTTAGATATAAATACTTATTTACATTGATTCATTAAGTATTCAAATAAAACTTATTTTTTCGTTGTGGATGCATTTCCGTAGTTTGGGCTGATAGGCAAGTTACCAAAACCAACTTTAGACAATAAGTTAAGAGTATAGGCAAAAGGGGTGAGAAAATGAGTAGACGAATAAAACATACTTCACGTGATGTGGAGGAGTTAGCGAGGCTCATGCTGGCGGAAGCGGTCGGTGAAGGGGCGCAAGGGATGAGCATGGTGGGATCGGTTGTGGCCAATCGTGTCGAGGCTGACTGTGCTCCTGACTTCAGAGGGTTGCGCAATATCAGACATGCGATCTATCAAACCGTTCCTGAAACTGGGATTCCTCACTTCGAGCCCGTTTTAAATGGAACATTATATACACAACGTCCCAATGAAGCTGACCTCCAGAGGGCTAGGAATTTGTTGCATGGTCACAGGGAACCTCGAGCGAGAATGAATTTGTGGTTTTTTAACCCCAGTCCGGGGAAAAAATTCCGAGCTCCTTGTTCCCCCACGATGCCAAGATCCCCGATGACGCAGTTCGATTTTGCGCACAAGAATCATTGCTTCTATGTGGCTGTACCGGGCTACTGCACAGAGTTTTACAGATAAATTAAAAAGGAGCTGATCTTCACATGACTTATGGAGATTCTAGTTATTATCCAATCAATTATTATCCTGGTTTTTACCCATCTTCTATGATGCGGGCTGGTGCCCCACAACAACAAAATGGCGGCTTCCCGGCAACTATGCCTATGCATTCTGGACAGTCATTTGCCGCCCCAGTGGTCCCGCTGGGAACTGCTGGGCAGCAACTTCCGCCAGGCACGATGGAAGAATCATTTATTGAAAATATCCTGCGCTTCAACAAAGGTAAGATCGGGACATTCTACTTTACTTACCAAGGTAACGACAAATGGAATGCGATGGTTTACCGCGGACGCGTAGAAACGGCTGGCCGTGACCACCTCATCATCAGCGACCCGGCCAGCGGTAAACGCTTCCTGCTCATGATGGCAAATCTTGACTGGGTAGAATTCGATGAACAAATTAACTATCCTCTAGCGGAAATTAACCCGGAAGTTCAGGCGTCCCTGACGACATCGGAGTGAGTTTGTAGAACGTTAAAAACCCTCTTACTTTCTTTTTGGAAAATAGAGAGGGTTTTTATTCGTTCTGACCAGGAAACAAAGGGACGGTTCTTTTATTTTTGCAAACGCTGGAACCGTCACATTGTTTCACGAAAAAGCAGAAATGGGCATTTATGGACTTGTATCTGCCAACGGCTTTAGCGAGTATAACACTGGTAAGGATATGTTTGGCAATAAGTTAACAGATGAGAAGAGACAAGCCAGTCTCTTACAAAGCATCATTGGTCCAGCTCTAATCGCAGCTCCATTTGCACCGCAGTTTGTGAAAAATGGTAAACTAATTCGTGAGAAGACTATTAATAAAGCGCATGAGTTGGCTACAAAAACAAAGGCTTGAAAGCAGAACTTGACTTAACACCTAAGCTTGCACCATTCAAATCATTGAATAGGACCCAACAAAGAAAATTAAAAGAAAAGATTGAAAACCGTACAATAACAAAAGAAGAATATAAAAGATATCTTTAGGATAAAAGATTTTCAAAAAGAAGAGCAGCAGGAGTTAACGATTTTTGGAAGCAAGAAAAGAAAAGGATATAAAACTGGAACCTTCAACAAGGAATTGGACTAATGAGCAGATGGAAGATATTTTAAAAGGTAAAAAACCTACGTATAAAACAAATGGCGTTTGATTTGGGTTATTCGATTGAGAGTGTTCATTCGTTAATGGAACGATTCACCAGGCATCACAAGTTGATTTGTTACAATCCTGAAACAAGAGAACTCACTATTAAAAACTAGGGGAGAGATAACCTGCATAAGGGCGGGAAACCGGTTATGGATTGCATTTTTTCCGAATTAAAAGATGTCGAGGATACCTATCTTATACATATGTTTTGGATTCCATTCATAAACTGGAAATTCGTAGTCTATATGACTCTTTTTGTGAGCCCGGAATTGTCTTTGGGTAAGGAAGGTGAAAGTGATACATATCTAGATACGGAATGTGAAGAATTTGACGATACGTGGACAAAAAGAAAATAAAAAAGAAAAACAACAACAAAAAGCTATTATTCCTTATATAGAGAACAATCCAGACATTGAGAATCAAGAACATAATCAAAAAACGATAGATGTGAAAAAAATTGTTGAGTTTTGTTTTAACAATGAATTTGGTCTTTCAAACGTAAATGCGAAACAGCAGCTGCTATCTTGGTTCGTATAATCTCATTCAGATGCTAAATGCAGAATTTCGACGAACGAAAACGATCACAAGTATCTGTCATTTCAAATATAAAAGATGACAGTAAGAATTCTTTAATATTGTTTTGTGCTTTCTATGGGAAAATCATGCAATTCTTATTATTTTATTAATACAAGCTTGAATAGATACTCGCATGAGATCCCCTATTGAACGATTAGCTGTCCATCAATTTGACCACATCGGTATTGTCCGAAAAAAATGGTGTATTGAACCAGATTCATTTAGTAAACAATATATCTATTAAATCATAACTCACATGTAATATTATTGATTGGCAGAATCTTATTAATGTGATAATATTAATGCGAATGTTTGTTCTGTTTGATGATAACTTAAAAGAATAATGACGAAAATTTTTCTTGAGCAGACGATGTAATTATGGTAATCATAAACAACTTACAAAGTAATATGAGAAAGAAATGTAGAGTCACACCAAATGTTCTGAACGCTCGGTCATATCGTTTGACTTTCCTAAGTTAACAATACTTTAAACAGTCACATCGCAAATCGAAAGGAGTAAGAATTTGAAAAATCAAAACGAAACGACTCAAAACGTAGGGACATTCGGAAGCAGAGGTAACTTTTTGTTGGTCATGATTATGATTCTAGGTGTGTTTGTAGCCATTTTGAATGAAACGCTGCTTAACGTAGCATTGTCAAAAATTATGGATGACTTCGAAATCGCGCCGAGTACCGCGCAATGGTTGACTACTGGATATCTCCTTGTTATAGGTGTACTTATACCGGTTACTGCTTATTTAATTCAGCGGTTCACGACAAGAAGCTTGTTCCTTGGAGCTATGGGCTTGTTTAC from Metabacillus sediminilitoris carries:
- a CDS encoding CBO0543 family protein; the protein is MKEGQKQLELLQHSLELNQMMIEDWQNNFVFTGEWWTLLVLSIVPWILWWKILDKKRILEILLFGLFVIIITSSLDVLGWNYSMWYYPNTLLALCTPLLPINFSLFPFFYMLIFQYFSKWKAFLVAAIILSAFFSFILEPLSEWINFYKELKWKHIYSFPIYILIGISIKLLVEKIIGVHKKFT
- a CDS encoding cell wall hydrolase, which codes for MLAEAVGEGAQGMSMVGSVVANRVEADCAPDFRGLRNIRHAIYQTVPETGIPHFEPVLNGTLYTQRPNEADLQRARNLLHGHREPRARMNLWFFNPSPGKKFRAPCSPTMPRSPMTQFDFAHKNHCFYVAVPGYCTEFYR
- the gerQ gene encoding spore coat protein GerQ is translated as MTYGDSSYYPINYYPGFYPSSMMRAGAPQQQNGGFPATMPMHSGQSFAAPVVPLGTAGQQLPPGTMEESFIENILRFNKGKIGTFYFTYQGNDKWNAMVYRGRVETAGRDHLIISDPASGKRFLLMMANLDWVEFDEQINYPLAEINPEVQASLTTSE
- a CDS encoding DJ-1/PfpI family protein produces the protein MSKKVLIVTGDAVEALEIFYPYYRCLEEGFDVTIASPSVKKLQTVSHDFIEGMETYVEKPAYGIDSQVAFANVIPSQYDGLIIPGGRAPEYIRLEESLPKIVRHFFEENKPVGAICHAAQVLTIVPDLMKGREYTAYIACKPDVTACGATYINETLHTHQNLVSGHAWPDLPGFMREFINLLK
- a CDS encoding IS110 family RNA-guided transposase, whose product is MKFKMQDKQNQLIERISDKHLVVGVDIAQELHVARAVNFRGIVVGDPLTFENNEDGFARLLQWINQLITKKGFDSTIVGMVPTGHYWINLSKWLFAQDIEAVTVNPHLVKKNKENRDNTQSKSDKKDALVIADMVKNGYYSFIRPTSKAFEKLRVLMSNRDMTVKRLVSTINQINRWVDIVFPELRQVFKDIKGKGAIATLRLFPTPNELRSMKAPDIVKGWKTQMKRQPGLKKAHQLIELAKHSVGTRQALDAYKLHLEQLIEEFDLATAQLERVEKEVTDVLKRIPYARKLLAIKGISEIALAGILGEAGDLSGFAHGNSLLRHAGLHLAEASSGKWKGQIVLSKRGRSRLRRFLYLATMSLVMNNPDFKELHANNVKVKKMKKMKSIMKLVHKLARVLVGMAQKNESYRPHKVQPIAQMAA
- a CDS encoding YitT family protein encodes the protein MYFLKKSMIIVLGSILLSLGINLFLVPYEILDGGIIGIGLICYYVWGFKAGLMIIFLSIPIFLIAWFYYRDYFYNSLHGMVISSFFIDILKPNDTLLHIEAIYSSIMGGILVGLGIGIMLRFRTSTGGTDLLAQFLSDRTGVNVGILIFIIDALVILSGGLILSSDTLQLSIITILTVGLTTSIFTSKVANG